One segment of Malassezia restricta chromosome V, complete sequence DNA contains the following:
- a CDS encoding large subunit ribosomal protein L47 → MLACCGLSISRHGRQALGLTRSIFTSAVAMQAPQPFRQIPKAHVLAKTDTPKTLVDVAKAYPDHPLMQFFQMAPTEVPKEGSQGRHADERETIQVPQAVTEADLSHDHSSRAWLAPELRRKSSADLHTLWYVLLHERNKLATSWEELKRHSAQGAAHMLGQSLSYRHHRVRKSMARIKFVLNERRLALIEAQSRAREEVDVPPLENEGDIFEESPQAS, encoded by the exons ATGCTGGCGTGCTGTGGACTCTCCATCTCTCGCCATGGGAGGCAAGCCCTGGGTTTAACTCGCAGTATTTTTACAAGTGCAGTTGCCATGCAAGCACCCCAGCCGTTCAGGCAGATACCCAAGGCCCATGTGCTCGCCAAGACCGATACGCCCAAGACCTTAGTCGACGTGGCTAAAGCATACCCTGACCACCCGTTGATGCAGTTTTTCCAGATGGCGCCTACTGAAGTTCCCAAGGAAGGCTCCCAAGGAAGACACGCAGATGAACGTGAAACTATTCAGGTGCCTCAAGCTGTAACAGAAGCTGATCTCTCGCACGATCacagctcgcgcgcctggctcgCCCCAGAGCTACGCCGTAAGAGTAGCGCAGACTTGCACACATTGTGGTATGTGCTTCTGCATGAGCGCAATAAACTCGCTACTAGTTGGGAAGAGCTGAAGCGCCACAGTGCACAGGGTGCAGCACACATGCTTGGTCAGAGTCTCTCGTACCGCCATCACAGG GTCCGAAAATCCATGGCGCGCATTAAGTTTGTGCTGAACGAACGTCGACTGGCTCTGATCGAAGCGCAGAGCCGCGCTCGTGAGGAAGTCGACGTCCCTCCCTTGGAGAATGAGGGCGATATTTTTGAGGAGTCGCCCCAGGCTTCTTAG
- a CDS encoding AHNAK nucleoprotein, with translation MRRQLRAQTNDETLRQPGYPRHRAQTAHDIGSGSEYIPRYESSFYAGQPQSFSMPSLVRTVTASPQPLSRALTPTPQVVSVDPQRSASKQYAPSTSEGFMRRMSRSRSASTLSFRKWRVKNKSTPNVISQPNDSRPNSPVWGPRVQSPMLMINREYMGPDTSVSTAPSVNSFDLSLSPTSSHQLSSAMDQRSLVSPLQGGDITSDSFSSLLANDCDTPHIPQSHAYVPFNDNSFSSRRPSEETNLLYPRETEHSSVNKSWFPEKQPDTTSDSHKRTDVTWLHDTSADGSTANSLPLPTSDPTTWNHVTSQPSYDTQEVLDPLKKSQGMSPSPALRVVKLDQIAPPPSSVPEDSSTQSVPESPSIFHPKLNLSKPLPELETETPASETDTWPYETDKDVSIATSEVEEVHGDVFKALPTPAFNDSGSQSQSRLEPTLDPLVSIYSGVSSQSSPNKSLSLASRLSDSNHTVGRKDSVEATTQCAPEGIDDMLLAALNIASETPSTSLPVSFAPFERDTSSASTKELPDSASHGLPDSRNSTPAASSWDDPTNKMAPHVEEFQAQQASLRGTIETSKAEILQLREKIRAFRVEVGGDSGSLNGSPLDLNMSSLSSTQKRRLRDSLASMDNLDQRLSEMLEHNASVN, from the coding sequence ATGCGTCGACAGCTCCGCGCCCAAACGAACGACGAAACTTTACGGCAACCAGGCTACCCTCGTCATCGTGCGCAAACTGCACACGACATCGGCTCAGGATCTGAGTATATCCCACGTTATGAGAGCTCTTTTTATGCTGGACAGCCGCAAAGCTTCAGTATGCCTTCTCTCGTGCGTACCGTCACAGCCAGTCCTCAGCCGCTAAGTCGTGCCCTCACACCGACTCCTCAAGTGGTTAGTGTTGACCCCCAACGCTCTGCATCGAAACAATATGCTCCAAGTACATCTGAGGGTTTCATGAGGCGTATGTCTCGTTCCCGGAGTGCATCTACGCTTTCTTTCCGCAAGTGGAGAGTCAAAAATAAGTCAACACCGAATGTGATTTCTCAGCCTAACGATTCGAGGCCAAACTCCCCCGTATGGGGTCCGCGTGTACAGTCACCGATGCTTATGATTAATCGAGAGTATATGGGCCCCGATACATCCGTTAGCACAGCGCCTAGTGTGAACAGTTTCGATCTCTCGCTTAGTCCAACAAGCTCGCATCAACTTTCTTCCGCCATGGACCAACGCAGTCTTGTCTCACCATTGCAAGGAGGTGATATTACCTCCGATTCGTTTTCTTCGCTGCTTGCGAATGATTGTGATACGCCGCATATTCCTCAAAGTCATGCCTATGTGCCTTTCAATGATAACTCGTTTAGTTCCCGCCGTCCTAGTGAGGAAACTAACCTTCTATACCCGCGAGAGACTGAGCATTCCAGTGTTAACAAATCTTGGTTCCCCGAGAAGCAGCCGGATACGACATCAGATTCCCATAAACGAACGGATGTGACATGGCTGCATGATACATCGGCTGACGGTTCCACGGCTAACTCTCTGCCTTTACCGACATCAGATCCGACGACATGGAACCATGTCACATCTCAGCCCTCATATGATACGCAAGAGGTGCTTGATCCACTTAAAAAGTCACAAGGGATGTCTCCTTCGCCGGCACTTCGAGTTGTCAAGTTGGACCAAATTGCTCCGCCCCCGTCTTCTGTGCCTGAAGACTCTTCGACACAGAGCGTCCCTGAATCACCCTCGATTTTTCACCCAAAGCTTAATTTGTCTAAGCCTCTACCTGAATTAGAAACCGAGACGCCAGCTTCAGAAACGGACACATGGCCCTACGAGACAGATAAAGACGTTTCTATCGCTACATCTGAAGTGGAAGAAGTGCATGGAGATGTTTTTAAAGCATTGCCAACTCCGGCTTTCAATGATTCCGGCAGTCAGTCACAATCACGTCTTGAACCGACCCTCGATCCCCTCGTTTCGATCTATTCTGGCGTGTCATCTCAAAGTTCGCCCAACAAGTCACTCTCTTTAGCTTCTCGTTTGTCCGACTCTAACCATACTGTTGGACGCAAAGACTCTGTGGAAGCCACAACACAATGTGCACCTGAAGGTATTGATGACATGCTTCTGGCAGCGCTGAATATTGCCTCTGAGACACCATCGACATCTTTGCCTGTCTCTTTCGCACCCTTCGAACGAGACACGTCGTCTGCTTCTACCAAGGAGCTTCCTGATAGTGCGAGCCATGGACTACCCGATTCAAGGAACAGTACACCCGCTGCCTCGTCTTGGGATGATCCGACCAATAAAATGGCACCACATGTGGAAGAGTTTCAGGCGCAACAGGCATCCCTGCGCGGAACTATTGAAACCTCCAAGGCCGAAATTTTGCAGCTACGCGAAAAGATTCGAGCCTTTCGCGTCGAAGTTGGTGGTGACAGTGGCTCCCTGAATGGTTCACCTTTAGATCTTAACATGTCATCACTCTCTTCGACGCAAAAGCGCCGCCTTCGCGATAGCCTTGCGTCGATGGATAATTTAGACCAGCGCTTATCAGAGATGCTGGAACATAATGCCTCAGTGAACTAA
- a CDS encoding metal iron transporter, with translation MEIPQRPSHQRTWLESSGDTLMRHISFLGPGLIAAVAYCDPGNWATDMEAGSRFGYKLLFTVLLSGLFAVLLQVLCCRLGAVTGLDLSTQTRRLVLGLPAGAGEIPPMNTMNMRLRYWGLLIPLYIINEVAIVATELAELIGSAIALNLLFPVIPLWAGVLITTADVFLALFLFRPSSGVRLFEALIGVLVLIVLVCFCILLRRVLPDWGDVFHGFVPTSTVVTSEGLYISISILGATIMPHSLILGSHFATIDRLDGELDPNNDVQEQLDLESEDPGARLSFWRRILPSNLSSIWRRMISSNIRVPEILQTDELPPHKPVSLQYLNVTLQHSSWDIAICLVLFAITINSAILIVASAAFHYGNNSKGDREVVGDLFQAFALLKDTIGTSTAILFAVALLAAGESSSITVTLAGQIISEGFIRWRITPFMRRFLTRAIAVIPAMLVAAIAGRNGLDTMLVASQVALSMALPFISFPLLVITCSPYRMTREILEDESAVIPSPNDMGGSCYDAYQQQDPYNPDYSQSASTSFAAGHSSTPSSSKNVNLPKTDAEDASLWCRCLRRTTEFCWPKRDYLDGASGKYFYQFHCAQPIAILSWSVFLVICIADVYVLQSSIRDPSKA, from the coding sequence ATGGAAATACCACAGCGCCCTAGCCACCAGCGAACATGGCTTGAGAGCTCAGGTGATACACTTATGCGCCATATTTCGTTCTTGGGGCCTGGTCTCATTGCAGCTGTAGCTTACTGTGACCCCGGTAACTGGGCCACGGACATGGAAGCTGGATCCAGGTTCGGCTACAAGCTCCTCTTCACTGTGCTGCTTTCTGGCCTTTTTGCTGTGCTGCTCCAGGTGTTATGCTGTCGTCTAGGTGCCGTAACTGGTTTGGATTTGTCAACTCAAACTCGTCGTTTAGTGCTTGGCTTACCAGCAGGAGCAGGAGAGATTCCACCAATGAATACAATGAACATGCGCCTTCGTTACTGGGGTCTGCTGATACCACTGTATATTATTAATGAAGTGGCCATCGTGGCGACCGAGCTGGCAGAACTTATTGGCTCGGCTATCGCTTTGAATTTGCTCTTCCCAGTTATTCCTCTGTGGGCGGGCGTACTTATTACAACAGCTGATGTGTTTTTGGCTTTATTTTTGTTCCGACCCTCGTCGGGCGTCCGTTTGTTTGAGGCTCTTATCGGCGTGTTGGTACTTATTGTACTCGTATGCTTTTGCATTCTATTACGACGCGTCTTGCCCGACTGGGGAGATGTTTTTCATGGATTTGTTCCCACATCCACCGTCGTGACATCAGAAGGTTTGTATATCTCGATTTCGATTCTAGGTGCAACGATCATGCCACACTCATTGATTCTCGGCTCTCATTTTGCGACAATCGACCGTCTTGATGGAGAGCTTGATCCGAATAATGACGTACAGGAACAGTTAGATCTGGAAAGTGAGGACCCTGGTGCAAGGCTGTCATTCTGGCGTCGAATCCTTCCATCGAACCTCTCCTCTATATGGCGTCGCATGATTTCATCTAATATTCGGGTTCCAGAAATCCTGCAGACGGACGAATTGCCGCCACATAAGCCGGTATCACTACAATACTTAAATGTCACTTTACAGCATTCCTCGTGGGACATTGCGATCTGTCTTGTCCTGTTTGCTATTACCATTAACAGTGCGATTCTCATTGTGGCTTCAGCAGCCTTCCACTATGGTAATAATAGCAAAGGGGACAGGGAAGTGGTGGGCGACTTATTTCAAGCATTTGCGTTACTCAAAGATACGATTGGCACGTCCACGGCTATTCTTTTCGCTGTAGCCTTGCTGGCGGCCGGAGAATCGTCAAGTATCACTGTAACGCTCGCCGGTCAGATTATTTCTGAGGGCTTTATTCGCTGGCGTATCACTCCATTCATGCGCAGATTCTTGACGCGTGCTATTGCTGTAATTCCTGCCATGTTGGTTGCCGCCATCGCTGGTCGTAATGGATTGGACACCATGCTTGTCGCCTCGCAGGTAGCCCTGTCCATGGCTCTGCCTTTCATTAGCTTCCCATTGCTGGTGATCACATGTTCGCCATACCGAATGACGCGCGAGATATTGGAAGACGAGTCTGCTGTCATACCCTCACCAAACGATATGGGCGGATCGTGCTACGACGCCTATCAGCAGCAAGATCCCTACAACCCTGACTACAGTCAATCCGCCTCGACAAGCTTCGCAGCCGGTCATTCATCTACACCCAGCTCGTCTAAAAATGTAAATCTACCCAAGACAGATGCTGAGGATGCTAGCCTTTGGTGCCGTTGCCTGCGCAGAACAACAGAGTTCTGCTGGCCCAAACGAGACTATCTCGACGGTGCGTCAGGTAAATACTTTTACCAATTTCATTGCGCACAGCCTATTGCTATTCTTTCTTGGTCGGTGTTCTTAGTCATCTGCATTGCTGATGTCTATGTACTGCAGTCCAGCATCCGAGATCCCTCTAAAGCGTGA